From a region of the Drosophila ananassae strain 14024-0371.13 chromosome XL, ASM1763931v2, whole genome shotgun sequence genome:
- the LOC6503780 gene encoding protein hold'em: MAEQLKLSRLESMDPTMTHFTTVALIVSKTTPTYFTDKMDGTQRGVLTLTIRDGLTQFTNCKCWGQTAWVQDYFGKLRIGQVVAIINAKVKAVDQDQQSCSSDSSRNNRYDPTSPLSCGLVVNEGQGKVQHYEPHPADDFGHFCSLGNLLHRPLKSMASALKLADVMARYVGAETESSVIFVDVVVVVAAVRPLRKVKRAEKAHHNYAQPIMLDCLEVVLSDPSHAEGMLLTIWQEDWIGRGQTWKPLQTVLHLVDVKVSFSKYHQCPTFSHVGCTLICEDPHPPSLEANNLMEFAASLKFYSFESFALPEMMCQLPFPENITEAMSVQQIYSRTTGMLQDPSVVSFTAVLRALISTLDLDGLTPNISRQCSQCRRFIPRVLVECPTEMCQQEVQQSGSPPPWINHFNINVHFSDQSGTLVEGRLSGVTAERVLGLSASAFVQLPDREKGLLKWRFLLRHFEAKLLVLKPMRMRKNMVVVVVDMFELPVDQLSQLTCCF; the protein is encoded by the exons ATGGCGGAGCAACTGAAGCTCTCGCgattggagagcatggatccTACCATGACCCATTTCACCACCGTGGCCCTGATCGTGTCGAAGACCACGCCGACCTACTTCACCGACAAGATGGACGGCACACAACGTGGTGTTCTGACGCTCACCATCCGGGACGGACTGACGCAGTTCACGAACTGTAAGTGTTGGGGCCAGACAGCCTGGGTGCAGGACTACTTCGGGAAGCTGCGCATCGGCCAGGTGGTGGCCATAATCAACGCGAAGGTCAAGGCCGTGGATCAGGACCAGCAGAGCTGCTCCTCCGACTCGTCCCGGAACAACCGTTACGACCCGACGAGCCCCCTCTCCTGCGGCCTGGTCGTCAACGAGGGGCAGGGAAAGGTGCAGCACTATGAGCCCCACCCGGCCGACGACTTCGGCCACTTTTGCTCCCTTGGGAACTTGCTCCACCGTCCCCTGAAGTCAATGGCGTCCGCTCTGAAGCTGGCCGACGTCATGGCCCGCTATGTGGGCGCAGAGACCGAGAGCTCGGTAATCTTCGTGGACgtcgtggtggtggtggccgCTGTGCGTCCACTGCGCAAGGTCAAACGCGCCGAGAAAGCGCACCACAACTACGCCCAGCCGATCATGCTGGACTGCCTCGAGGTGGTGCTCTCCGACCCCAGCCACGCCGAGGGCATGCTGCTCACCATCTGGCAGGAGGACTGGATCGGGCGCGGCCAGACATGGAAGCCGCTCCAAACCGTACTGCATCTGGTGGACGTGAAGGTATCCTTCTCCAAGTACCACCAGTGCCCGACCTTCTCCCACGTCGGCTGCACGCTGATCTGCGAGGACCCGCATCCCCCGTCCCTGGAGGCCAACAACCTGATGGAGTTCGCGGCCTCCCTCAAGTTCTACAGCTTCGAGAGCTTCGCCCTGCCGGAGATGATGTGCCAGCTGCCCTTCC CTGAGAACATCACCGAGGCCATGAGCGTCCAGCAGATCTACTCCCGGACCACGGGCATGCTGCAGGATCCGTCTGTGGTCAGCTTCACTGCCGTGCTGCGCGCTCTGATCAGCACCCTGGACCTGGACGGCCTCACTCCCAACATCAGTCGTCAGTG CTCCCAGTGCCGGCGCTTCATCCCCCGGGTCCTGGTGGAGTGCCCCACCGAAATGTGCCAGCAAGAGGTGCAGCAGTCGGGCAGCCCGCCGCCCTGGATCAACCACTTCAACATCAACGTGCACTTCAGCGACCAGTCGGGCACCCTGGTGGAGGGGCGGCTGTCGGGCGTGACCGCCGAGCGGGTCCTCGGCCTCTCCGCCTCGGCCTTCGTGCAGCTGCCCGACCGGGAGAAAGGCCTTCTTAAGTGGAGGTTCCTGCTGCGCCACTTCGAGGCCAAGCTGCTGGTCCTGAAGCCGATGCGGATGCGCAAGAacatggtggtggtggtggtggacaTGTTCGAGCTGCCGGTGGACCAACTGTCCCAGCTGACCTGCTGCTTCTAG